The Rissa tridactyla isolate bRisTri1 chromosome 1, bRisTri1.patW.cur.20221130, whole genome shotgun sequence DNA segment AAAGTTAGTCAATCGGCACAAAACGCTAGAGAAAATCTGCAGCTTGGATTACAAAACAAGCCTTCTCCTGCATTGGGCATAAATTCTTCTAGTCAAACCTTTCAAGAAGGTATAAGAGACCATAATAACAAGCAAGGTGTGTTAGAGACAGGAGATACAGCCACAGCTGTGTTGGAAGAACGTATGTTTTGTATTTCTAGTGTATGTTCTCTTGTTGAAGGTGATACATCTTATAATCCACAAATAGCAAGTATGTTCAGGTCAGTCCCTGAGACACAGGCATTAAATGGTACCTCATCAGAAGGAAATGCATCTGACCCAAGGCAAACGGAGCAACGTCTGGACTTGGATAAAAATGAGCTGAGCAATATCACTCCCCAAAGAGACAGCTTACTGCAAAAGATGTTGGTAGAATCACCAAGCTGCACGAGTGAAGCAGGTAAAATTTTGGATGGTATCACAACTAGTCAGTGGGAGGAAGAAAGCAGTGGCAATCCTCTtaaaacaatttctgcctcagaacAAAAAATGTCATTCAATGCATCTTTCAAGCATCCTGAAAATGACTTGGAAATTCTTGCTAGTATAAACCAGGAGTTAGCTCAAAATTCACTAGATCTCTTGATTGGCGTAACTGCTGCAAGAAATACTTCCACTGTTCCAAGAGACAACAGTAAAGAAAACTGCATGTCTGGTAAATATAGCACAGAAAAAGAGATTAACCTTTTTGGAGCAGAACCTATTAAATGTCTAAATGATCAGCTGTCTGAACTAGTGAAAGAGTTTCCATATGGCATTGAAAATGCTGATGTGCTAACAAAAGAAGCAGTACAAAATGATTCTGTGGCTGAGCGGATGGAGAATCAACCTCAAAAAGAGAGTCAAATTTGTGACAAGAATTCTCATTTGAAGGACCCAGTAGATCAGATAAAAATTGTAGTGTTAAGCTCTGATCAGATGCAAGAACTGCTGCCTGAACACAGCCAGTGTTCCTCTAGTGACAGCAAGAGAGTAGGGAGTCAACAGTCAGAAAAGGCTTCAGCTGAGGAGGAGAACCTTGAAGGCAGTATTCAGCCTAGCCAGAGTCTATgcgagcagaaaaaaaaactacaaCAAGCCTCTaaccccagaaaaaaaagaaataaagattgtTCTTTAATGTGTTGTTTATCTGGAGCATGGGGAATGCCCTGTGAATTTGGAATGTCTGTTTCAGAGGAAACTAACGATCAACtttcaaaaactgaaaatatgagCTCGGCAGAGATACAAGAAAACAATGGTAAATCTGACGCTGTAATGAAGAACAACTGTGCAGTGGAAAACCTGccaatttctgaaaaaaatccaaacagtgttagcaaaaatgaaaaagacagttgTAAATACACCTCTGTAATGAACAAAGATGCTAGGCTAAAGGTGAATAATGAATACAAACCGCTTACaacacaacagggaaaaaaaggaccaCTTAATTCCTCTGAAAACCAGGATGCTGATAAATCTAAaaggagcagctggaaggaagAGCTGCAAGTCGACAGAGGAACCCCATTGTTGGGCAAAGAATTTCATTCTGACAAAAAAGAACATCAGACAGTCTCAGAAGAGTTGTCGGAGAAAGCTGGTCATACAGATGCAGACAACGTGACAAAGTTATCCAAAATGAAAAAGAGAGTTTTCAAAAGGGAGTGCTGTTCAAAAGATAAAACCAAAACAGGTTTGGCCATCAAATCCAAAACAGACATTGACAAATTTACAAAGTCAGGAACTGTTGAAATGAAGCCCGCTAAAGTCAATCAAggacaaaaaattaaaacctgtgaAGAGGACTCAGCTGAAGAACAGAACTGTAGGAAACAAAAGGAGATACTTGGGCAAGATGTAGAAACTAACATCAAAGAGAAAGCCAATTTATCAGCAGAATTAGAACACAAAAAGCTGAATAGTTATTGCGCTGATGCTATAAAGTTCCCAAATCTGGGCACTGTAGACTTAAAATCAAGAAACCACAAATATCCTCAGCCTAAATCTATGAAAGTTCATTCTTCGCAGGAGCAGTTGTACAAacggaagaggaaggaaaatatgaTTGGGAAGAGAGATGTTAAGAAAACaaaggtggaagaggaaagacTGAATCAATCTGAAGCAAAGAATTCCAAGCAGCTTTCACATAATTGCATGATAAATACTGACAAAGCTAAAAAATTGAATGGAGAAAATGGCCGGAAACCGAAGAGTTCATTAGCAGATCGCTCTGTGCTTAAGCTACAGAGAAAAAGAGCTCAGTCTTCCACCATCTCCAAAAACTACTTTTCTAATAAAGAGAGACGTCTCGATGGTCAAAACAAAGACAAGTGCTCtgagaaaatgtttcctgataAAAACCTGCTGTACttaaatagaagaaataacaGATTAAAATTGCATCTTCAAAAGGAACCGAAAAAACACTACCTGAACAGAGTTGCATTTAAACGTATGGCACACGAACGCATCTATTTGACAAAATTGGAGACGTCACCTGTCAGACCTGTCTGGCATCGTAAGGCCAAAGTGTCACAGAACAGCCCAGATGTGAAAAGAGATGCTTCTGTCTCAGAAGTCGACAAATCATGCAAACAGGAGATACTTGAATTTAAGCTGTGTCCAGAGATACTGTTCAGAAATCCAACCACTGATGAAGAAAGCTCAACTGCAAAGAATTccctggagagagagaaagccaTTGTGGCAGGTATGGTGCTATCTTGATTATTAATTTCTAAGTAAATTAATTTGCAAGTAAAAAGTATGTACCCCTCTTTGAATTCATGTTACATAAAACTACAGGCAGTGAAGATGTGGGACTCTGAAGGCTGAAATAGCTAGCTTTCTGACAGACTGTAGCTGCGTGTTAAGCTGAAAAATAACACGAGACTGACTTTTCCTTCCATTTaatgttttattccttttatagAAATAAACTAGTAAAGTTAGAGTAGTTCAGAGCATGGCCATTTCAGGTAACTTCACGAGAAGGCTTTCTTAACCTACTCATAGAAGATAGCTTGGCTTGTTTGTAGAAAGCAGATTGTTACCAAAGGTGATCTGATTTGTATTCGGAGTTCACCTGGTTGTGTATAAATCTGCCTGGGTAGACAGCGGAGGGAGAGATCTTTTGCAGCATTGAGGAAGAGGGCGGGCTTGGGCCAGACACATCCTGCACTCTGTAATCTTTGCCATCTTTGCTttaagctgcctttttttcctcctcttcttccctgtcccCAGTCTTCTGATGTGTTACTGGTGCGTTTTGAAGCATGTTTGTGTCAAATACcatatttgattttaaataaaagaaaatcttaagCTGTACATACCAGCCCTTGCAGTCGTTTTCACACCCAAAGGCAATTTCCTTTTGCATGTGCTAGTATATGCGTTAAAACTTGATGCTGAATAACGATGAAAACTTGTCATATAAGAacctcaaaaacattttttaagttttctctttAGGTGTCAAGAGTAAAAAAGAAGATTGGTTAAAATGTGATTCAGTGAAGCAAAAAAAGCTGGAAGAGATCTCTACAGGTGAGATGACTTCTGattatctgtttttaaatataagtTAAATACTCTTTGCTTGGTTTTATGTGTTCCTTTACAGTAGAAAATCTTAACGAGGTATCTTAACCTACTCTTTACTAGCTCTGCTGCTGAAGTGGATACCGTAGAGTAGAGGTATGAGTTTCAAAGATTTGTGGAGATTTTTATTGTCATAAGAATATGTTGTTGGAGATTGGAATTTTCCCGCATACATATGTGCGGTTGAATTGAATTGGAGTTAGCACTGGTGACAAGATTCAAGTACAGTTTTGAACTGATGGTAAAGACCAAGTTCGCTCTTTCCCACTTTAAAATGGAGGCAGTGGCATAACAAAACGTAGTGATGTAGTGTGAGACTATAAAAACAgaaagtgatttttgtttttatttggttttcacAGTAAGCTGACGCTGTCCACGCATATACCTGTGCTCACAAGTACCAGTGATATCTATCATCGAATTTAAAGTTAACTGTGGCTCTATAGTTAATCAAGCTTTATGTATTGGCTCTATAAATAAGGATTGTAGGTAGTTGCTCAGTAGTTGCTAAGGAGTGGATCaaagggaattgtttgaaggaacatctATAGCCTAATTACTTGGTCTTCCTGGGACACTAAGACCTTAAATGAACatctaatcaagatgtttctACAAACAATGCCAATATGGCAGTGAAAACCAAAGTCCAGGTGTCCTTAACTGAACTGTCTTCATTATAATATTAAAACATACACCCACAGGTCAAGAagacccttgcccaggtgaagacccttcctctATGGAGGTGCAGTGATTGAAGAG contains these protein-coding regions:
- the RESF1 gene encoding retroelement silencing factor 1 isoform X3, encoding MDWNVRPPQNADAKKNLQSEEACYNQLFSNAHTFPQTNAYSSKNSCTYAGNNQMAYLPTSTVAFPIVNAEGFKTSDQALPGASVTGNDFFVSKYLVDRRPPSCLPIAPKPPNQTSRLRTEITQTSWPNSNACTYSHRKLPPPSSQMNTGNNVRNVLWEHQYVTTNSYTVQPQIQQHNSMRTTILYQSNINSQNNSMSLGTSGQHVQNQLYHPNPQFKVSHSVNHNTAANVQLLQYRPSQVGSEAPSGCSAPSFLPANCDSRAAAQPSIGVPQAVQNVPNGYTLSQQRHLSDPKTASGFNSVQQHCQKQQSGEVSQSVRNACNSSGNVTANQPFNETSVPSSGIPKELYDIVQEMETLSSMAASKPLRDSASVQESQTSNLMNGPVNSQISSAAADGRPITKDTLAWEAQRLLTIKKKCILLERMHNYRRKLLAASGHDKSTPSPLPSYQSSLANGHWVPNQNVLPSPSETARTESQILNSSPEERNDKNIANADNRGLEVTQSNPQVEQGSHSSSSAPVLSQSKLPAQLNNTEPTPISEQSNADALASSQKTVTSLNNASCFNRVDNSSIKIASKNAPANPKNSSFLQFVLSSTNVLKEKTAGATADKILTSLLCSEKSLVDIPVSGGSMVKDTSEENVESLKGEQAFMVHTNCPVPETTKSGETKFQSDVAQKKTPFTENTSFKQSNYGYSVEELTACLGLWRKHPSEPVSVQNTQSNETSTANQISPYSQNTKNGEQNNVQVSTDEAVLPVTTASVGQKLDTLNCNLIKNFELQVAVVSPLVLSEQKTQSEQVDKCPTSADKIYPVIDSGSTCSLQEEGKNGLSVVNTSKGTIEAVRLSPSDCVLVQKVDSQLQQTKLTDRNRIVKNSVSASDSCDENQRKVSQSAQNARENLQLGLQNKPSPALGINSSSQTFQEGIRDHNNKQGVLETGDTATAVLEERMFCISSVCSLVEGDTSYNPQIASMFRSVPETQALNGTSSEGNASDPRQTEQRLDLDKNELSNITPQRDSLLQKMLVESPSCTSEAGKILDGITTSQWEEESSGNPLKTISASEQKMSFNASFKHPENDLEILASINQELAQNSLDLLIGVTAARNTSTVPRDNSKENCMSGKYSTEKEINLFGAEPIKCLNDQLSELVKEFPYGIENADVLTKEAVQNDSVAERMENQPQKESQICDKNSHLKDPVDQIKIVVLSSDQMQELLPEHSQCSSSDSKRVGSQQSEKASAEEENLEGSIQPSQSLCEQKKKLQQASNPRKKRNKDCSLMCCLSGAWGMPCEFGMSVSEETNDQLSKTENMSSAEIQENNGKSDAVMKNNCAVENLPISEKNPNSVSKNEKDSCKYTSVMNKDARLKVNNEYKPLTTQQGKKGPLNSSENQDADKSKRSSWKEELQVDRGTPLLGKEFHSDKKEHQTVSEELSEKAGHTDADNVTKLSKMKKRVFKRECCSKDKTKTGLAIKSKTDIDKFTKSGTVEMKPAKVNQGQKIKTCEEDSAEEQNCRKQKEILGQDVETNIKEKANLSAELEHKKLNSYCADAIKFPNLGTVDLKSRNHKYPQPKSMKVHSSQEQLYKRKRKENMIGKRDVKKTKVEEERLNQSEAKNSKQLSHNCMINTDKAKKLNGENGRKPKSSLADRSVLKLQRKRAQSSTISKNYFSNKERRLDGQNKDKCSEKMFPDKNLLYLNRRNNRLKLHLQKEPKKHYLNRVAFKRMAHERIYLTKLETSPVRPVWHRKAKVSQNSPDVKRDASVSEVDKSCKQEILEFKLCPEILFRNPTTDEESSTAKNSLEREKAIVAVFSLGVKSKKEDWLKCDSVKQKKLEEISTGQEDPCPGEDPSSMEVQ